From the Saimiri boliviensis isolate mSaiBol1 chromosome X, mSaiBol1.pri, whole genome shotgun sequence genome, one window contains:
- the RIBC1 gene encoding RIB43A-like with coiled-coils protein 1 isoform X1 gives MGVTCSQRWWSALMGHSTSLLLQMYSINQSADPREVAAIEAKRNREKERQNRFFNVRNRVMGVDVQALNNQVAERRRREAAEKRKEAAYGTSQVQYDVVVQMLEKEEAARTRRLAKKVQDFREQKQQLKNGREFSLWDPDQVWKGLPTYLSYNNTYHGPSSLQYFSGEDLDRVTHLRMQQRQFRYDLERQQQEQQQAKVDENCADALSDQLRLAMDAQATHLARLEESCRVAMMCAMANANKAQAASQYGHQRCERQREQKANLAEIENQSMSDLLTENPQVAQHRTAPHRVLPYCWKGMTPEQRAAIRKEQEVQRIEKEAQRQAEKALDTEWKSQTISSAEAMLELEEQERELCAQFRRGLGSFNQQLAQEQKAQQDYLNSVIYTNQPTAQYHQQFNTSSR, from the exons ATGGGGGTGACGTGTAGTCAAAGATGGTGGTCAGCACTGATGGGCCATTCTACCTCCCTTTTGCTTCAGATGTATAGCATAAACCAGTCAGCAGATCCCAGGGAAGTGGCAGCCATCGAGGCTAAAAGAAATCGAGAAAAAGAGCGACAAAACCGATTCTTCAATGTGCGGAACCGAGTTATGGGG GTGGATGTCCAGGCCCTAAACAACCAGGTGGCAGAGCGAAGGCGTCGGGAAGCtgcagaaaaaaggaaggaggcagCTTATG GTACCAGCCAGGTGCAGTATGATGTGGTAGTCCAGATGTTagagaaggaagaggcagcaCGAACACGTCGGCTGGCCAAGAAAGTCCAGGATTTTCGggagcagaagcagcagctcaAGAACGGGCGTGAATTTAGTCTTTGGGATCCAGACCAAGTCTGGAAGGGGCTTCCGACCTATCTTAGTTACAATAATACCTATCATGGTCCCTCCAGCCTGCAGTACTTCTCTGGGGAAGACCTAGACAGGGTCACACACCTGAGAATGCAGCAGAGGCAGTTCAGGTACGACTTGGaaaggcagcagcaggagcaacAGCAAGCCAAGGTTGATGAGAATTGTGCAG ATGCGCTCAGTGACCAGCTGCGCCTCGCCATGGACGCACAGGCCACCCATctggccaggctggaggagtCCTGTCGCGTGGCCATGATGTGTGCCATGGCCAACGCCAACAAAGCGCAG GCAGCTTCACAGTATGGGCATCAGCGCTGTGAGCGTCAGCGTGAACAGAAGGCCAATCTTGCGGAGATCGAGAACCAGAGCATGAGTGACCTACTGACTGAGAACCCCCAGGTCGCCCAACACCGTACAGCTCCCCACCGGGTCCTGCCCTATTGCTGGAAGGGCATGACTCCAGAGCAGCGAGCTGCCATCAGGAAAGAGCAGGAAGTACAACGCATTGAGAAGGAAGCACAACGTCAGGCCGAAAAAGCATTGGATACTGAATGGAAAAGCCAGACAATAAGCTCAGCCGAGGCAATGCTGGAGCTAGAAGAGCAGGAGAGGGAATTGTGTGCTCAGTTTCGGAGGGGCCTAGGCTCCTTCAACCAGCAGCTGGCTCAGGAGCAAAAAGCCCA GCAGGATTACCTGAACTCAGTCATCTACACCAATCAACCTACAGCCCAGTATCACCAACAGTTTAACACCAGCAGCCGCTAA
- the RIBC1 gene encoding RIB43A-like with coiled-coils protein 1 isoform X2 produces the protein MYSINQSADPREVAAIEAKRNREKERQNRFFNVRNRVMGVDVQALNNQVAERRRREAAEKRKEAAYGTSQVQYDVVVQMLEKEEAARTRRLAKKVQDFREQKQQLKNGREFSLWDPDQVWKGLPTYLSYNNTYHGPSSLQYFSGEDLDRVTHLRMQQRQFRYDLERQQQEQQQAKVDENCADALSDQLRLAMDAQATHLARLEESCRVAMMCAMANANKAQAASQYGHQRCERQREQKANLAEIENQSMSDLLTENPQVAQHRTAPHRVLPYCWKGMTPEQRAAIRKEQEVQRIEKEAQRQAEKALDTEWKSQTISSAEAMLELEEQERELCAQFRRGLGSFNQQLAQEQKAQQDYLNSVIYTNQPTAQYHQQFNTSSR, from the exons ATGTATAGCATAAACCAGTCAGCAGATCCCAGGGAAGTGGCAGCCATCGAGGCTAAAAGAAATCGAGAAAAAGAGCGACAAAACCGATTCTTCAATGTGCGGAACCGAGTTATGGGG GTGGATGTCCAGGCCCTAAACAACCAGGTGGCAGAGCGAAGGCGTCGGGAAGCtgcagaaaaaaggaaggaggcagCTTATG GTACCAGCCAGGTGCAGTATGATGTGGTAGTCCAGATGTTagagaaggaagaggcagcaCGAACACGTCGGCTGGCCAAGAAAGTCCAGGATTTTCGggagcagaagcagcagctcaAGAACGGGCGTGAATTTAGTCTTTGGGATCCAGACCAAGTCTGGAAGGGGCTTCCGACCTATCTTAGTTACAATAATACCTATCATGGTCCCTCCAGCCTGCAGTACTTCTCTGGGGAAGACCTAGACAGGGTCACACACCTGAGAATGCAGCAGAGGCAGTTCAGGTACGACTTGGaaaggcagcagcaggagcaacAGCAAGCCAAGGTTGATGAGAATTGTGCAG ATGCGCTCAGTGACCAGCTGCGCCTCGCCATGGACGCACAGGCCACCCATctggccaggctggaggagtCCTGTCGCGTGGCCATGATGTGTGCCATGGCCAACGCCAACAAAGCGCAG GCAGCTTCACAGTATGGGCATCAGCGCTGTGAGCGTCAGCGTGAACAGAAGGCCAATCTTGCGGAGATCGAGAACCAGAGCATGAGTGACCTACTGACTGAGAACCCCCAGGTCGCCCAACACCGTACAGCTCCCCACCGGGTCCTGCCCTATTGCTGGAAGGGCATGACTCCAGAGCAGCGAGCTGCCATCAGGAAAGAGCAGGAAGTACAACGCATTGAGAAGGAAGCACAACGTCAGGCCGAAAAAGCATTGGATACTGAATGGAAAAGCCAGACAATAAGCTCAGCCGAGGCAATGCTGGAGCTAGAAGAGCAGGAGAGGGAATTGTGTGCTCAGTTTCGGAGGGGCCTAGGCTCCTTCAACCAGCAGCTGGCTCAGGAGCAAAAAGCCCA GCAGGATTACCTGAACTCAGTCATCTACACCAATCAACCTACAGCCCAGTATCACCAACAGTTTAACACCAGCAGCCGCTAA
- the HSD17B10 gene encoding 3-hydroxyacyl-CoA dehydrogenase type-2 produces the protein MAAACRSVKGLVAVITGGASGLGLATAERLVGQGASAVLLDLPNSGGEAQAKKLGNSCVFAPTDVTSEKDVQTALALAKEKFGRVDVAVNCAGIAVAIKTYNLKKSQAHTLEDFQRVLNVNLMGTFNVIRLVAGEMGQNEPDQGGQRGVIINTASVAAFEGQVGQAAYSASKGGIVGMTLPIARDLAPIGIRVMTIAPGLFGTPLLITLPEKVRNFLASQVPFPNRLGDPDEYAHLVQAIIENPFLNGEVIRLDGAIRMQP, from the exons ATGGCTGCAGCGTGTCGGAGCGTGAAG GGCCTGGTGGCGGTAATAACCGGAGGAGCCTCGGGCCTGGGCCTGGCCACCGCGGAGCGACTAGTGGGGCAGGGAGCCTCGGCTGTGCTTCTGGACCTGCCCAACTCAggtggggaggcccaggcaaAGAAGTTAGGAAACAGCTGCGTTTTCGCCCCAACCGAC GTGACCTCTGAGAAGGATGTGCAAACAGCTCTGGCTCTAGCAAAAGAAAAGTTTGGCCGTGTGGATGTAGCTGTCAACTGTGCAGGCATCGCAGTGGCTATCAAGACATACAACTTAAAGAAAAGCCAGGCCCATACCTTGGAAGATTTCCAGCGAGTTCTTAAT GTGAATCTCATGGGCACTTTCAATGTGATCCGCCTGGTAGCTGGTGAGATGGGCCAGAATGAACCAGACCAGGGAGGCCAACGTGGGGTCATCATTAACACTGCCAGTGTGGCTGCCTTCGAGGGTCAG GTTGGACAAGCTGCATACTCTGCTTCTAAGGGGGGAATAGTGGGCATGACACTGCCCATTGCTCGGGATCTGGCTCCCATAGGCATCCGGGTGATGACCATTGCTCCAG GTCTGTTTGGTACCCCACTGCTGATCACCCTCCCAGAGAAGGTACGCAACTTCTTGGCCAGCCAAGTACCCTTTCCTAACCGACTGGGTGACCCTGATGAGTATGCTCATCTGGTACAGGCCATCATCGAGAACCCATTCCTCAACGGAGAGGTTATCCGGCTGGATGGGGCCATTCGTATGCAGCCTTGA